A region of the Syntrophorhabdaceae bacterium genome:
TAAATACTTAAGTGCGAAGATTTTGAAAGTTGCGCTACGAACTCGCGCCTTGATCGATCCTTCTTATGAAATGGCTCAGGCCCATCACTTCGTTTTTCCCCTGGTCAGGAATTTCTCGAGCAGTGCTTTGGCATCATTTGACGACACGGTTAACGACGCAAGGGCCGACTCCATGGCCAATCCGGTTTCGAATCCCTGATTCTGGCTGTATCGCATGAGTTCCATGGTAAGGCGCACCGTCATGGGGCTCAAACCCGCGAGGTGTTCTGCTATTTCGCGCGCTTTACCGAGTACCTCTTCCCCGCTTGTCACCTCATGTACCAGGCCAATTCTCAGGGCTTCCGCGGCATCTATGATCAAGCTTCTGAGCAAAAGTTCCATGGCCTTTGCGTAGCCCACAGTACGCATGAGTCTTTGCGTTCCGCCAAGTCCGGGCATTATCCCGAGGCTTAATTCAGGCAAACTCAGTTTGGCTTCTTTTGATGCGACCCGCAGCGTGCAGGATAATGCCAGCTCTAATCCTCCTCCGAACGCGACTCCGTTGATGGCCGCCACAGAAGGTTTGGGAAGCGTCTCAAGCCGGTTGAAGACAGAATGGCTGAAACGGGAAGCGGACCAACCGTTAAGCGTGTCATGAGCAAGAAGCTCGTTCACATCTGCACCTGCCACAAAGGCCGATCCGGCGCCAGTTACCACAATAGACCTCACTGTATCGTCCTTCTCAATCCTGCCGAGAATCTCGTTGAGTTCCTGAAAAACGCTCACGTTCAACGCATTTCTCTTGTCCGGCCGGTTGATGACGATGAGCCCGACCGCCTTCTCCTTCTCGAATAGTACCGTCTCGTTCGCCATAAATCATCTCCTTAACGATCGTTACCTATCTCGAATCAGGCGCATTTTAAGTGCGACTCAGCATTCTTCTGTTGTCCCTCAA
Encoded here:
- a CDS encoding enoyl-CoA hydratase/isomerase family protein, with translation MANETVLFEKEKAVGLIVINRPDKRNALNVSVFQELNEILGRIEKDDTVRSIVVTGAGSAFVAGADVNELLAHDTLNGWSASRFSHSVFNRLETLPKPSVAAINGVAFGGGLELALSCTLRVASKEAKLSLPELSLGIMPGLGGTQRLMRTVGYAKAMELLLRSLIIDAAEALRIGLVHEVTSGEEVLGKAREIAEHLAGLSPMTVRLTMELMRYSQNQGFETGLAMESALASLTVSSNDAKALLEKFLTRGKTK